A window of Cyclopterus lumpus isolate fCycLum1 chromosome 14, fCycLum1.pri, whole genome shotgun sequence contains these coding sequences:
- the birc2 gene encoding baculoviral IAP repeat-containing protein 2 isoform X1, producing METLVQLKNNPFLMGLCRNGPPPDLQYDNSSELFRISTFARFPASGVTERSLARAGWFYTGVGDRVQCFRCNVTAEGWQAGDCPTEKHKQLCSSCSFIQSLPSTANLLSSSHSAFSPLRIAPAIPLSGPGPAAPNPTASQGEEPVGYLNMGFSAPQPSSPLSSRGVEDMSHQRPTCHNPSMRREQDRLDTFHPWTLSIITPAELAKAGFYYLGQGDRVACFSCGGQLSNWEPGDKAVSEHQRHYPNCRFVRGERADNVSLSGAAAGGVTSQLSSGTLSNVSNPAMQQSDERLLTFVNWPSRIPVRPDQLAKAGFYYVGRNDDVKCFCCDGGLRCWESGDDPWVEHAKWFPRCEYLLQEKGQEFVHQIQARFPRLFEQLLTNGDSSSREFVDPPVVHLGPGEERSEDAVMMNTPVIKSALEMGFERSLVKQTVQSKILTSGENYRTVQELVLDLLSAEDQKREEEREMLAEAMASDGFTFVKRHQAALIQRLKSVEPVLEHLREQNVLSIEEYSGLKAQTSAQQQTARLIELVLTKGNAAAEVFRNWIQKNDVHLLRDLMAQSNEAASPSQDLSDPPHGGAAAAPAGGAYLQGVHG from the exons atggaaactcTTGTTCAACTGAAAAACAACCCGTTTTTGATGGGTTTGTGTCGCAACGGGCCTCCCCCTGACCTGCAATATGATAACTCCTCAG AGCTATTCCGCATTTCAACCTTTGCTCGATTCCCTGCTTCGGGAGTCACAGAGCGTAGTCTGGCAAGGGCAGGTTGGTTCTACACCGGCGTGGGCGACCGGGTGCAGTGTTTCAGGTGTAACGTGACGGCAGAGGGCTGGCAGGCCGGAGACTGTccaacagagaaacacaagcaACTCTGCTCTTCCTGCTCCTTCATCCAGAGCCTCCCGTCTACAGCCaatctgctctcctcctctcactctgcCTTCTCCCCACTCCGCATTGCCCCAGCCATACCA CTTTCTGGTCCAGGCCCAGCAGCTCCTAACCCAACAGCAAGCCAAGGTGAAGAGCCAGTTGGGTACCTAAACATGGGCTTCTCTGCTCCACAACCCTCGAGCCCACTCAGCTCTCGTGGTGTAGAGGACATGTCCCACCAGAGACCAACGTGCCACAACCCCAGCATGCGCAGAGAGCAGGACCGCCTCGACACTTTCCACCCCTGGACGCTCTCCATCATAACTCCAGCTGAGCTCGCCAAGGCAGGCTTCTACTACCTGGGCCAGGGTGACCGAGTGGCCTGCTTCAGCTGTGGTGGacag TTGAGTAACTGGGAGCCAGGTGACAAAGCCGTGTCTGAGCACCAGAGGCATTATCCAAACTGCCGATTTGTGCGCGGGGAAAGAGCTGACAACGTGTCGCTGTCCGGAGCTGCGGCTGGAGGAGTTACTTCTCAATTGTCTTCAGGAACCCTCAGCAATGTGTCTAACCCTGCCATGCAGCAGAGTGACGAGAGGCTGCTCACTTTTGTCAACTGGCCTTCTCGTATCCCTGTCAGGCCTGACCAGCTGGCTAAAGCTGGCTTCTACTATGTCG GCCGTAACGATGATGTCAAGTGTTTCTGCTGCGATGGAGGCCTACGATGCTGGGAGTCGGGAGATGATCCATGGGTGGAACATGCTAAATGGTTCCCTCG GTGTGAATATTTGCTCCAGGAGAAGGGACAAGAGTTTGTTCACCAGATTCAGGCTCGCTTCCCTCGGCTGTTTGAGCAG CTTTTAACAAATGGAGACAGCAGCTCCAGAGAGTTTGTGGATCCACCTG TGGTTCACCTCGGTCCAGGAGAGGAGCGATCCGAGGACGCTGTCATGATGAACACCCCTGTGATTAAGTCTGCTTTAGAGATGGGCTTTGAGCGTAGTCTTGTCAAGCAAACAGTCCAAAGCAAGATCCTGACCAGTGGAGAGAACTACAGAACAGTCCAGGAACTGGTTTTAGACCTGCTGAGTGCCGAGGAccagaaaagggaggaggagcgAGAAATGCTGGCAGAGGCGATGGCATCAG ATGGTTTCACCTTTGTGAAGAGACACCAGGCAGCGTTGATCCAGCGTCTGAAGAGTGTGGAGCCAGTGCTGGAGCATTTAAGAGAgcaaaatgttttat CCATCGAGGAGTACAGCGGTCTGAAGGCCCAGACGTCGGCCCAGCAGCAAACCGCCAGGCTCATAGAGCTCGTTCTCACCAAGGGAAACGCGGCAGCCGAGGTCTTTCGCAACTGGATCCAGAAAAACGACGTCCACCTGCTCAGAGATCTCATGG